One Pseudomonas rhizophila DNA window includes the following coding sequences:
- a CDS encoding LrgB family protein, whose translation MMLDWQGAWSSVIHHPLFGIGITLGAYQLVLAAFEKTRWVFLQPVLMSMLLLIGVLVGCGISYAEYRESTEILSILLGPATVALAVPLYLNLRRIRQLFWPIFTTLVIGGVFATGSAVVLGWAFGAEHMILMTMAPKSVTSPIAMLVAEQIGGVAAMAAVFVLITGVLGAILGPSILTRLGVHSPEARGMALGLTAHAVGTSVALQESEESGAFAALAMSLMGVATAVLLPLVVSMTV comes from the coding sequence ATGATGCTTGACTGGCAGGGCGCCTGGAGTTCGGTGATCCATCATCCGCTGTTCGGTATCGGCATCACCCTGGGCGCCTATCAACTGGTGCTGGCGGCGTTCGAAAAGACCCGCTGGGTGTTTCTGCAGCCGGTGCTGATGTCGATGTTGCTGCTGATCGGTGTGCTGGTCGGCTGCGGCATCAGCTACGCCGAGTACCGTGAGAGCACGGAAATTCTCAGCATTCTGCTGGGGCCGGCCACCGTCGCGCTGGCGGTGCCCTTGTACCTGAACCTGCGACGGATCCGGCAATTGTTCTGGCCGATTTTTACTACGCTGGTGATAGGCGGGGTGTTCGCCACGGGCTCTGCGGTGGTGTTGGGCTGGGCTTTTGGCGCCGAACACATGATCCTGATGACCATGGCGCCCAAGTCGGTGACTTCACCGATCGCCATGCTGGTGGCCGAGCAGATCGGCGGCGTAGCGGCCATGGCGGCGGTGTTTGTGTTGATCACCGGGGTGCTCGGGGCGATTCTGGGCCCGAGCATTCTGACTAGGCTTGGGGTCCATAGCCCTGAAGCCCGTGGCATGGCCCTGGGCCTGACCGCTCACGCGGTCGGCACGTCCGTGGCGTTGCAGGAAAGCGAAGAGTCCGGCGCCTTTGCGGCGCTGGCGATGAGTCTGATGGGCGTGGCCACGGCGGTGTTGCTGCCGTTGGTGGTGTCGATGACGGTTTAA
- a CDS encoding LON peptidase substrate-binding domain-containing protein yields the protein MSLPLFPLNTVLFPGCILDLQIFEARYLDMIGRCMKMGEGFGVVCILDGEEVGIAPDGFARVGCEARITDFSQQDNGLLGIRVQGGRRFIVHSSSVQADQLTVAEVEWLEDEPEQPLQDEDADLVALLKALAEHPMVEALNMGTEATGQQSLANQLAYLLPFNELDKLDLLQLDDPQQRLDAIQALLDELQGELFA from the coding sequence ATGAGCTTGCCGCTTTTCCCGTTGAACACGGTACTGTTCCCCGGTTGCATCCTCGATTTGCAGATTTTCGAGGCGCGTTACCTCGATATGATCGGTCGCTGCATGAAAATGGGCGAGGGGTTCGGCGTGGTGTGCATCCTCGATGGCGAGGAAGTCGGTATCGCCCCCGACGGCTTTGCGCGGGTGGGCTGTGAAGCGCGAATCACCGATTTCTCCCAGCAGGACAACGGGCTGCTGGGCATTCGTGTGCAGGGTGGACGACGTTTTATCGTGCACAGCAGCAGTGTCCAGGCCGATCAACTGACCGTCGCTGAAGTCGAGTGGCTGGAGGATGAGCCGGAACAACCGCTGCAGGATGAGGATGCCGACCTGGTGGCGCTGCTCAAGGCCCTGGCCGAACACCCGATGGTCGAGGCCCTGAACATGGGCACCGAAGCCACCGGCCAGCAGTCGCTCGCCAATCAACTGGCCTACCTGCTGCCCTTCAATGAACTGGACAAGCTCGACCTGCTGCAACTCGATGATCCTCAGCAGCGGCTGGATGCAATCCAGGCGTTGCTTGATGAGTTGCAGGGCGAACTGTTCGCCTGA
- a CDS encoding DNA-3-methyladenine glycosylase produces the protein MTDSPPLPNALPDSFFDRDAQVLARDLLGKVIRHKVGDLWLSARIIETEAYYFAEKGSHASLGYTEKRKALFLDGGHIYMYYARGGDSLNFSAHGPGNAVLIKSAYPWVDTVSGPASLAQMLLNNPDAQGRPRPSQKLCAGQTLLCKALGLKVPQWDAKRFDPERLLVEDVGVPTVNVIQTTRLGIPLGRDEHLLYRFVDAAYAPWCTRNPLRRGQVEGRDYFLLS, from the coding sequence ATGACCGATTCGCCCCCACTGCCAAACGCCCTGCCGGACAGTTTTTTTGATCGCGATGCCCAGGTGCTCGCCCGTGACCTGCTGGGCAAAGTCATTCGCCACAAGGTCGGTGACCTGTGGCTCAGCGCGCGGATCATCGAAACCGAAGCCTATTACTTCGCTGAAAAGGGCAGCCACGCTTCGCTGGGCTACACGGAAAAACGTAAGGCTTTGTTTCTGGATGGCGGCCACATCTATATGTATTACGCCCGGGGTGGCGATTCGCTGAATTTCAGCGCCCATGGCCCCGGCAATGCGGTGCTGATCAAATCGGCATACCCGTGGGTCGATACTGTTTCCGGCCCGGCGAGCCTGGCGCAGATGCTGCTCAACAACCCCGACGCCCAAGGCCGCCCGCGCCCCTCGCAAAAGCTTTGCGCCGGCCAGACGTTGTTGTGCAAGGCCCTGGGGCTGAAAGTGCCGCAGTGGGATGCCAAACGCTTCGACCCGGAACGCTTGCTGGTGGAAGACGTGGGCGTGCCGACAGTCAACGTGATCCAGACTACCCGCCTGGGCATCCCACTGGGACGGGATGAACACCTGCTCTACCGCTTCGTCGACGCGGCCTACGCACCCTGGTGCACGCGGAACCCGCTGCGTCGCGGACAGGTCGAAGGGCGGGATTATTTTTTGCTTTCCTGA
- a CDS encoding oxidoreductase codes for MYLTPQHVLLAGASGLTGEHLLDRLLNEPTITRVLAPSRRPLAEHPHLENPVGETAELLPRLSGQVDIAFCCLGTTIKKAGSEQAFRAVDLDLVVAFAKRARELGARHLIVISALGADPSSSIFYNRVKGEMEAALKAQDWPQLTLCRPSLLLGERTEPRLAEQLAGPLSRLIPGKYHGIEACQLARAMWRLALEEQEGVRVVESDELRKLGK; via the coding sequence ATGTACTTGACGCCTCAGCATGTTTTGCTTGCCGGAGCTTCCGGGTTGACCGGGGAACATCTACTGGACCGGCTGCTCAACGAGCCGACCATCACACGTGTATTGGCGCCTTCACGCCGGCCGCTGGCCGAGCATCCACACCTGGAAAACCCGGTCGGTGAAACAGCCGAACTGCTGCCCCGCCTCAGTGGCCAGGTGGACATCGCATTCTGCTGCCTTGGCACGACCATCAAGAAGGCCGGTTCAGAACAGGCGTTTCGCGCGGTGGACCTGGACCTGGTGGTGGCCTTCGCCAAGCGCGCCCGGGAGCTGGGCGCAAGGCACCTGATCGTGATCAGCGCGCTGGGGGCTGACCCGAGTTCTTCGATTTTCTACAACCGGGTCAAAGGCGAAATGGAAGCCGCCCTCAAGGCCCAGGACTGGCCACAGCTGACCCTCTGCCGCCCTTCCCTGCTACTGGGCGAACGCACCGAACCGCGGTTGGCCGAACAATTGGCCGGCCCCTTGTCGAGGCTGATCCCCGGCAAGTACCACGGCATCGAAGCCTGCCAACTGGCCCGCGCCATGTGGCGCCTGGCCCTGGAAGAACAGGAAGGGGTGCGGGTGGTGGAGTCGGATGAGTTGCGTAAGTTGGGCAAATAA
- a CDS encoding MaoC family dehydratase, with amino-acid sequence MPYVPVAALKDYVGKELGRSEWLTIDQDRINLFAEATGDFQFIHVDPVKAAQTPFGSTIAHGFLSLSLMPKLMEDILILPEGVKMVVNYGLDSVRFIQPVKVDSKVRLKVDLVDVTEKKPGQWLLKAIATLEIEGSDKPAYIAEPLSLCFV; translated from the coding sequence ATGCCCTACGTTCCCGTTGCAGCGCTCAAAGATTATGTCGGCAAGGAACTTGGACGTTCCGAATGGCTTACCATCGATCAGGATCGCATTAACCTGTTCGCCGAAGCCACTGGCGACTTTCAGTTCATCCACGTCGATCCGGTCAAGGCCGCGCAGACACCGTTCGGCAGCACCATCGCCCACGGTTTCCTGTCGCTGTCGCTGATGCCCAAGCTCATGGAAGACATCCTGATCCTGCCCGAAGGCGTGAAGATGGTCGTCAACTACGGGCTGGACAGCGTGCGCTTCATCCAGCCCGTGAAAGTCGACTCCAAGGTCCGCCTCAAGGTCGACCTGGTGGACGTGACCGAGAAGAAACCCGGCCAATGGCTGCTCAAGGCCATCGCCACCCTGGAAATCGAAGGTTCGGACAAACCGGCCTACATCGCTGAGCCCCTGTCGCTCTGCTTCGTGTAG
- a CDS encoding CidA/LrgA family protein, whose amino-acid sequence MLLRGLTWLVLFQLLGTAINHLFLPVLPGPIIGLLLLLGYLVIRGEVGEPLNLAAGSLLRYLPLLLVPPAVGVMVYARAIAADFWAIVGALVLSLILSMAFTGVLMQRLARRHAPESEDGQ is encoded by the coding sequence ATGTTGCTACGGGGCCTGACCTGGCTGGTGCTGTTCCAATTGCTGGGCACCGCCATCAATCATTTGTTCCTGCCGGTGCTGCCGGGGCCGATCATTGGCCTGCTGTTGCTGCTGGGCTATCTGGTCATCCGTGGTGAAGTCGGCGAGCCATTGAACCTGGCGGCCGGCAGCCTGCTGCGCTACTTGCCGTTGCTGCTGGTGCCGCCAGCGGTGGGGGTGATGGTGTACGCCCGGGCCATCGCTGCCGATTTCTGGGCCATTGTCGGTGCGTTGGTGCTGTCGTTGATCCTGTCCATGGCGTTTACCGGTGTGCTGATGCAACGCCTGGCCCGGCGTCACGCCCCCGAGTCGGAGGATGGGCAATGA
- a CDS encoding glutamate-5-semialdehyde dehydrogenase produces the protein MTESVLDYMTRLGRAARQASRIIGRASTAQKNRALLAAANALDAARAELSAANELDLAAGRANGLEPAMLERLALTPARIDGMIVGLRQVAALPDPVGAIRDMSYRPSGIQVGKMRVPLGVVGIIYESRPNVTIDAASLCLKSGNATILRGGSEAIHSNRAIAACIQRGLAEADLPAAVVQVVETTDRAAVGALITMPEFVDVIVPRGGKGLIERVSRDARVPVIKHLDGICHVYVSAHAELPKAQRIAFNAKTYRYGICGAMETLLVDQAVAQDFLPAMAAQFREKGVELRGCQRTRAIIEAAEATEEDWNTEYLAPILSIRVVDGLDQAIEHINRHGSHHTDSIVSEHQGETRRFVAEVDSASVMINTPTCFADGFEYGLGAEIGISTDKLHARGPVGLEGLTCEKYIVVGDGQLRGQEPV, from the coding sequence ATGACTGAGTCCGTTCTTGACTACATGACCCGCCTGGGTCGCGCCGCTCGCCAGGCGTCGCGCATCATCGGCCGTGCCAGCACCGCGCAGAAAAACCGCGCCCTGCTGGCCGCCGCCAATGCGCTGGACGCCGCTCGCGCCGAGTTGTCCGCCGCCAATGAGCTGGACCTGGCCGCCGGCCGGGCCAACGGCCTCGAGCCGGCCATGCTCGAACGCCTGGCGCTGACCCCGGCACGCATCGACGGCATGATCGTCGGTCTGCGCCAGGTCGCGGCGCTGCCGGACCCGGTCGGGGCCATCCGGGACATGAGCTATCGGCCGTCGGGTATCCAGGTCGGCAAGATGCGCGTGCCCCTGGGCGTGGTCGGCATCATCTACGAGTCGCGGCCGAACGTGACCATCGATGCTGCGAGCCTGTGCCTGAAGTCGGGTAACGCGACCATCCTGCGCGGTGGTTCCGAGGCCATTCATTCCAACCGCGCGATTGCCGCCTGCATCCAGCGCGGTCTGGCCGAAGCCGATCTGCCGGCGGCCGTGGTGCAAGTGGTGGAAACCACCGACCGCGCCGCGGTCGGCGCACTGATCACCATGCCCGAGTTCGTCGACGTCATCGTGCCCCGTGGCGGCAAGGGCCTGATCGAACGGGTCAGCCGCGACGCCCGCGTGCCGGTGATCAAGCACCTGGACGGCATCTGCCACGTTTACGTCAGTGCCCACGCCGAGTTGCCCAAAGCCCAGCGCATTGCCTTCAACGCCAAGACTTACCGCTATGGTATCTGCGGCGCGATGGAAACCCTGCTGGTGGACCAGGCCGTTGCCCAGGACTTCCTGCCGGCGATGGCCGCCCAGTTCCGCGAAAAAGGCGTCGAGCTGCGCGGTTGCCAACGCACCCGGGCAATCATTGAGGCGGCCGAGGCCACCGAAGAAGACTGGAACACCGAGTACCTGGCGCCGATCCTGTCGATCCGCGTGGTCGACGGGCTGGACCAGGCCATCGAGCACATCAATCGCCATGGTTCCCACCACACCGACTCCATCGTCAGCGAACACCAGGGTGAAACCCGGCGTTTCGTGGCCGAAGTGGACTCGGCGTCGGTGATGATCAACACCCCGACCTGTTTCGCCGACGGCTTCGAATACGGATTGGGTGCCGAGATCGGCATTTCTACTGATAAGCTGCACGCCCGTGGCCCGGTGGGC
- a CDS encoding bifunctional DedA family/phosphatase PAP2 family protein, with protein MGPWLDSITGWLTANPQWLAAAVFIVACVECLAIAGLLVPGTVLLFAVAVLAGSGALSLGETLLLGLLGGLLGDLVSYFLGRHFHQNIRRLPGLRHHPEWMSAAESYFQRYGIASLLVGRFIGPLRPMLPMVAGMFDMPFPRFAAVSLLAAAGWSVAYLLPGWATGAAIRLPLPEGFWPQAGVVIGSIAVMIALSVNSSLRRHRHASALIAGLGLVILIGLFIGFRYLTAFDQGLVALVQEHRSPTMDEIAVTFTLIGEFHYMLIFSALLTGLLLLARQWRQAIFAGATMLFTALANTGTKHFFARVRPEVLSEPLTSYSMPSGHASGAFALFLALAILAGRGQPPRLRLTWLLLGCLPALAIALSRVYLGAHWPSDIVAGAMLAACVCAAMLWLSQRQTPLPAMPPKIWWLILPAMVAAFSFFALRHLPNGMLRYAY; from the coding sequence ATGGGCCCATGGCTCGATAGCATCACTGGCTGGCTGACCGCCAACCCGCAATGGCTGGCGGCGGCGGTGTTTATCGTTGCCTGTGTAGAGTGCCTGGCCATCGCTGGGTTGCTCGTGCCGGGTACGGTGCTGTTGTTTGCGGTCGCGGTCCTGGCCGGCAGCGGCGCGTTGTCCCTGGGCGAGACTTTGCTGCTGGGCCTGCTGGGCGGTTTGCTGGGGGACTTGGTGTCGTATTTCCTGGGCAGGCATTTTCACCAGAACATCCGGCGCCTGCCGGGGCTGCGGCATCACCCCGAATGGATGAGCGCGGCGGAAAGCTATTTCCAGCGCTACGGCATCGCCAGCCTGCTGGTAGGGCGCTTCATTGGCCCGCTGCGACCCATGTTGCCGATGGTGGCCGGGATGTTCGACATGCCCTTCCCGCGCTTCGCCGCCGTCAGCCTGTTGGCCGCCGCCGGCTGGAGCGTGGCGTACCTGCTGCCCGGCTGGGCCACTGGCGCAGCGATCCGCCTGCCGTTGCCCGAGGGTTTCTGGCCACAGGCCGGTGTCGTGATTGGCAGCATCGCGGTGATGATCGCATTGAGCGTCAACAGCAGCCTGCGGCGCCATCGACATGCCTCAGCGCTGATCGCAGGTCTGGGCCTGGTGATCCTGATCGGGCTGTTCATCGGCTTTCGCTACCTCACAGCTTTCGATCAGGGGCTGGTGGCGCTGGTCCAGGAACATCGCAGCCCGACAATGGACGAAATCGCCGTGACCTTCACGCTGATCGGCGAATTCCACTACATGCTGATTTTCAGCGCCCTGCTGACCGGGTTGCTATTGCTGGCGCGCCAATGGCGCCAGGCAATCTTTGCCGGGGCCACGATGCTGTTCACCGCATTGGCCAATACCGGCACCAAGCACTTTTTCGCCCGTGTACGCCCGGAAGTCCTGAGCGAGCCGCTGACCAGCTACAGCATGCCCAGCGGTCATGCCTCCGGCGCCTTTGCCCTGTTCCTGGCGCTGGCCATCCTGGCCGGTCGCGGGCAACCGCCACGCCTGCGCCTGACCTGGCTGTTGCTGGGCTGTTTGCCGGCGTTGGCCATTGCCCTGTCGCGGGTGTATCTGGGTGCCCATTGGCCGAGCGACATCGTCGCCGGCGCCATGCTCGCCGCCTGTGTCTGCGCAGCGATGCTCTGGCTGAGCCAGCGCCAGACCCCGCTGCCGGCCATGCCGCCGAAAATCTGGTGGTTGATTCTGCCGGCGATGGTGGCGGCATTCAGCTTCTTCGCACTGCGCCACCTGCCCAATGGGATGCTGCGGTATGCCTATTGA
- a CDS encoding C13 family peptidase encodes MRSFLPLALTLLLTACGDGESLLPPDARLPDGGRYRGDLVDGLLQGQGRVDYPNGSWYAGQFDKGQWHGTGEWHGSNGEVYRGQFQQGLFNGQGSLTTPTSSYTGGFKQGRRDGEGTLKEHGMVYRGEFKADRYSGFGRLELEDGSQYQGPFVNGKPNGEGQRFDASGNQFTGNFVDGQLQGKGTFNSAEGDVYIGGFKNNQLSGRGRYENADGDVWIGQFREGALTGKGQLIGADGSHYLGQFNDWRFSGEGRLNLPDGSFYIGQFENDTYHGRGTLALTDGTVQSGTWANGLRVRDAGGRLLPDVLELGLLAQGRLLENALANIPASTPAVELYSLTVGGDGKQSVFLRESDYVANMLTSRFGAFGQIRLVNHRDHLGDRPMATRESLRRAASALAERSGPEDLIFIYLTSHGTSEHELVLDQPRMELADLPADELAVVLAPLKDRDKIVVISACYSGGFIPALKDERTLIMTASRADRVSFGCSEEANFTYFGDALFAQALNQTDDLEQAFKRAKATVAEREQADNFEASEPQIWAPRTVLSHWQLLRKQQARKALQSTALNDEAQKSN; translated from the coding sequence ATGCGCTCATTTCTCCCTTTGGCCCTGACCCTGCTGCTCACCGCTTGCGGCGACGGCGAATCGCTGTTGCCTCCCGACGCGCGCCTGCCCGACGGCGGACGCTATCGCGGCGACCTGGTGGACGGTTTGCTGCAAGGCCAGGGGCGTGTCGACTACCCCAACGGCAGTTGGTACGCCGGGCAGTTCGACAAAGGCCAGTGGCACGGCACCGGGGAATGGCACGGCAGCAATGGCGAGGTCTATCGCGGCCAGTTCCAGCAGGGCCTGTTCAACGGCCAGGGTAGCCTGACCACGCCCACCAGCAGCTACACCGGCGGCTTCAAGCAAGGCCGGCGCGACGGTGAAGGTACGCTCAAGGAACACGGCATGGTCTACCGCGGCGAATTCAAGGCCGACCGCTATTCCGGCTTCGGGCGCCTGGAGCTTGAGGACGGCAGCCAATACCAGGGGCCGTTCGTCAACGGCAAACCCAACGGCGAAGGCCAGCGCTTCGACGCCAGCGGCAACCAGTTCACCGGCAATTTCGTCGACGGCCAGCTCCAGGGCAAAGGCACCTTCAACAGCGCCGAGGGCGACGTCTACATCGGCGGGTTCAAGAACAACCAGCTCAGCGGTCGCGGTCGTTATGAAAATGCCGACGGCGATGTCTGGATCGGCCAGTTCAGGGAAGGCGCGCTCACCGGCAAGGGCCAACTGATCGGTGCCGACGGCAGCCACTACCTCGGTCAATTCAATGACTGGCGCTTTAGCGGCGAGGGCCGGCTGAACCTGCCCGACGGCAGCTTTTATATCGGCCAGTTCGAGAACGACACCTACCACGGGCGCGGCACCCTGGCGCTGACCGATGGCACCGTGCAAAGCGGCACCTGGGCCAACGGCCTGCGAGTACGCGACGCTGGCGGGCGGCTACTGCCGGATGTGCTCGAGCTCGGCCTTTTGGCCCAGGGGCGCCTGTTGGAAAATGCCCTGGCCAATATCCCGGCCTCGACGCCCGCGGTGGAGCTGTACAGCCTGACGGTGGGCGGCGACGGCAAGCAGAGTGTGTTCCTGCGCGAGTCCGACTATGTCGCCAACATGCTCACCAGCCGTTTTGGCGCGTTCGGCCAGATCCGCCTGGTCAACCACCGCGATCACCTCGGTGACCGGCCCATGGCCACTCGCGAAAGCCTGCGCCGCGCCGCCAGCGCCCTGGCCGAACGCAGCGGCCCGGAAGACCTGATCTTCATCTACCTGACCAGCCACGGCACCAGCGAACACGAACTGGTGCTCGACCAGCCGCGCATGGAACTGGCCGACCTGCCCGCCGATGAACTGGCCGTGGTGCTGGCGCCGCTGAAGGATCGCGACAAGATCGTGGTGATTTCAGCCTGTTACTCCGGCGGCTTCATCCCGGCGCTCAAGGATGAACGCACCTTGATCATGACCGCTTCCCGCGCCGATCGGGTGTCGTTCGGCTGCTCCGAGGAGGCCAACTTCACCTACTTCGGCGACGCGCTGTTCGCCCAGGCACTGAACCAGACCGACGATCTTGAGCAAGCCTTCAAGCGTGCCAAGGCCACCGTGGCCGAGCGAGAACAGGCGGACAATTTCGAAGCCTCCGAGCCGCAGATCTGGGCGCCCAGGACCGTCCTTTCCCATTGGCAGCTATTGCGCAAGCAACAGGCGCGAAAAGCATTACAAAGTACGGCATTGAACGACGAGGCCCAAAAGAGCAACTAA